The Polyodon spathula isolate WHYD16114869_AA chromosome 37, ASM1765450v1, whole genome shotgun sequence genome includes the window GAGTTTTCTTCACACTTCCGGTGAGAGGATGCTGACGTGGTTttagtgctctctctctctctctcgctctctctctctcatcccatAAGGATGCTCTTAAGTCAGCTAGATCCTCATTTTACTCGAACCTTCTTATTGAGGGTGGCCGTAGCAATCCTAGGTTTCTCTCTTGTACCATCAATTGGATGATGAAGCCAGTTAGTAAAGCTGCTTTATCTACTTCCATAGACCATTGTAATACATTTATTGACAATATCAGTCATCTGTTGCCTTCCTTTACCACTGTTCATTGATTCTGTAGTAGGTCACAAGCACTGTTAAACAGGTATATGTTCCTGCAAGTGTATGTTAACTATAAGAAATTACAGCCCATTAGAAAGCATTGTTAGTACTTGTATATCTGAGTATTTTTAACTGCTCTTCTCTTTTTCAGATCACCTCAGTGAGGGtgaggtgaaaaataaaattcagaCAGGTAGGTGGCTTCCCAAACTCCTAAACAACCCTGACAAGACCCATTGTGAGGATCCCAAAATGTAGTTTCTTAGTTAGCTGCGAGATTATTTGTTTCTTAATCTCTTCGGACACATTTTTGattatttagtgttttatttttgtttttaaatattgggATGTTTTGAAAGAGTTActctattcattatttattttttgcataaaacataggaaaaataacattaagtgtatatttcattttatttttaaattctgcattgtgatttactaaatgtatttacatttcttcagattataaagaaaatactgtaaacaaatatgaaaaaacaaGAGACTACAACTCCCTTCAAGGAGAAAGGGTGGATTTAAGAGACCGGTACATAAGACTACAAATGATTAACAAACATCAtgaggaaaaggaaaaggaactTCAACTGAAATCAAGAGGAGAGGAATACATAGAGCAGATGACGAAACATGCAGATGAAGCCACATGCATTGAAGTTCAAGATTTGTTTGCTCCACACAAGGAAGATGAAAGAGAACCAGCGACTGTTGTACTGCATGGACCAGCCGGCATTGGAAAGACATTTACAGTCAACAAAATTATGATGGACTGGGCTTCAAACAACCTCTTCTGTGACAGATTTGATTATGTTTTCCATTTGAACTGTCGAGATCTCAACACATGCACAAATGACGTTAGCTTGGTTGATTTGATTTTGAACAGTGCTGAAGAGTTGCAGCCGGCTATTGAAGAGATACTGGCCCACCCAGAAAAACTTCTGTTCATTATTGATGGTTTTGATGAACTGAAGTTCTCTTTGAATCAAGTAAATGTTGTTATAGCCGGAGACTGGAATACAAGACATTCAGTTGAAATCACATTATGTCGGTTGCTTAAGAAGAAAATTCTTTCCAAGTCTAAGCTGTTAATCACAACAAGAGCAACTGCTTTAGAGAATCTTGGCAGGGTTGTGGATGTTGAGCGCTGTGTAGAAATACTTGGTTTTTCAGAAGGAGAAATAAAGGAATATGTTTCCAAATTTTATAAAGATGAGCAGCAAGCTTCAGTCGTTTTTAACTACATTGCAGAAAACGAAgcagtgttttcaatgtgctTTGTTCCAGTTGTTTGTTGGATTGTCTGTTCAGTGATGAAAGATCACCTAAGTCATGATGAAAGCCTTgcaaagaaattgaaaacaaCCACCCAGATTTTTGctcattttgtaaataaattattgaaacaCCATGGCGCTAGTGAAGACTCACAAATTCTTCATCAAGTTGGTTTATTGGCATTTCGGGGAGTTTACAAAAAGCAAGTGCTATTTGAGAAACAGGATCTGGTGGAGTTGTCTTTAGATCCAGCTCAGTGTACTACTTTTTTCAGCAAAGTCATTTTCAAGCAGGAGCTGGATCTTAAGTCCATGTATCATTTCTTGCATTTAAGCATTCAAGAGTTATTTGCTGCCTTCTTTTGTGCTACAAGCAAAGAtgacaaatttgtagaaaacattttgaatgAGTCAATGACTGCAGAGAGAGATCACCTTATACATGTCATTCGCTTTCTGTTTGGACTGTCGAACGTGAAAACtctaaaaataattcaggacAACTTCACTGAGCCTTCATCTGTCCTGAGAACACAGTTAGAAAAATGGATTCCGCAAGCTTTGTGTTTTTACAAGGATATTGAACTACTGAACTGCTTTTATGAGACCCAGGATGAGGAGTTTGTTAAAtgtgcaatgaaaaacatcaacaCAATTAACGTGAGTCAGTGCCATTTAAGTAAAAGTGCTTGCCTGGCAATTAGGTACTGTATTGAACAAAGCGATCAGGTGGATAGACTAGATGCATTTGGATGCCAGTTGGGGAAAGAAGAAGTGAAGATCCTTTTAGGAGTGCTTCCTAAATGCCAGTCTATAATGTAAGTATTGAAATATGCAGATACAGTATTATTACCTTTTGGAGGtgtgtctttaaaatgttaagtacaagtgaatacaaaaatagatttgtttGTTGCTCAAACTTTATTTACCCTCTATTTGTCACACTTTCTGCATAGCTGTAGCAAATCCAATACTTTTTGTGAACCTTTTCTTTCTTACCAACAAGGCCTTCAGCCTTGTTAAACATATTTCTAATGACCAGTATGTCACCTAAAATgtttcttttgggttttttttgtatgtttttgtttgttttttaattcctgTGTCTTTTGCTGAACACTACAGCTTAAGTACTGAGGCCCAGACAACAAACACAGCCCTGGAAATGTGTGAAATCCTGTCTGCACATTGCTTTTCACACTACTTCAACCTGTGGTTAGAAGACTCATCAGGaagaatgatttttttctttcaaataagcaaaaaaaacagattctccaggtagaaatgtattttgtccttttattataaaatgtatgtgaACTTTAAAACAGGTTCTATGTACTTTACATCTTCATTGATAGCAAATAAACAGAAGTATCCAAAATTCTGTGGCTTCTATATCAATTTACttatttttgacattttacaTATGGACACTATTTAtagattttcaaaatatttttcgGTATTTCGATCCAGCTGCTTGCAAACCAGTATAAATTCAAACTCGGATTTAAGTAGATGTAGATTTCAGGTTATTCAGTACTACACGAGTGGCTGTTTCATTAATGGGACACAAAGTGCTTGATTTTGAAGCTGTGTGAAGTGCAAGTTTCTTTACTGTAGTGTGGAATGCCTCGACCTTGCTTGAGTTGGGATTTTGCTTTAGCTTTATTTCTCTGAACATTATACAAAAAGTTAAATAAGTGCAGCGGGGAAAGTTCATCAATCTGAAACATGCTCCTCCTCTTATAGTTTGTATGTCACTGGATCAGACTCTTTCAACATCTGCATCAAGATTATCCCAAAATTTAAATTCAACCTGATAGCCTTTCTGGACTTCAGACTTGGAGAAGAATCAACAAAGCACCTAATTGAAATGGTAAAGTGTTCAATGTACAAACTTGAATATCTAAGGTATGTGAAAGTTTTATTTTGTCtaattaatctctctctctctctctctctctctctctctctctctctctctctatgtagtgtgtgtgtgtgtgtgtatatatatatatatatatatatatacaatgtatatatatggtatctaatatatatatataataatatatatatatatataatatatatatatattatatatatcatatacataactatatagttatatatatctatgcatatctatatatatatcgtaaATGTACAGGGGTCAATTTTACGTATAAAACATACCTGTCCTTAAGGCAATATAAGaacagtttacaaacgagaggaggccattcggcccatcttgcttgtttggttgttagtagcttattgatcccaaaatctcatcaagcagcttcttgaaggatcccagggtgtcagcttcaacaacattactggggagttgattccagaccctcacaattctctgtgtaaaaaagtgcctcctattttctgttctgaatgcccctttgtctaaactccatttgtgacccctggtccttgtttcttttttcaggctgaaaaagtcccttgggtcgacactgtcaataccttttagaattttgaatgcttgaattaggtcgccacgtagtcttctttgttcaagactgaacagattcaattcttttagcctgtctgcatatgacatgccttttaagcccggaataattctggtcgctcttctttgcactctttctagagcagcaatatcttttttatagcgaggtgaccagaactgcacacaatattcaagatgaggtcttactagtgcattgtacagttttaacattacttcccttgatttaaattcaacacttttcacaatgtatccgagcatcttgttagccttttttatagcttccccacattgtctagatgaagacatttctgagtcaacaaaaactcctaggtctttttcatagattccttctccaatttcagtatctcccatatgatatttataatgtacatttttatttcctgcgtgcagtaccttacacttttctctattaaatgtcatttgccatgtgtctgcccagttctgaatcttgtctagatcattttgaatgacctttgctgctgcaacagtgtttgccactcctcctacttttgtgtcgtctgcaaatttaacaagtttgcttactataccagaatctaaatcattaatgtagattaggaatagcagaggacctaatactgatccctgtggtacaccgctggttaccacactccattctgaggtttttcctctaatcagtactttctgttttctacatgttaaccactccctaatccatgtacatgtgtttccttgaatcccaactgcgttcagtttgagaattaatcttttgtgcgggactttgtcaaaagctttctggaaatctaaataaaccatgtcatatgctttgcaattatccattatggatgttgcatcctcaaaaaaatcaagcaagttagttaggcacgatctccctttcctaaaaccatgttgactgtctcccaggaccctgttaccatataggtaattttccattttggatgttattatagtttccataagtttgcatataatagaagtcaggcttactggtctgtagttacctggttcagttttgtttccctttttgtggatcggtattacgtttgcaattttccagtctgtcggtaccacccctgtgtcaagagactgctgcatgatcttggttagtggtttgtaaattacttctttcatttctttgagtactactgggaggatctcatccggcccaggggatttgtttattttaagagctcctagtccctttaacacttctgcctcagttatgctaaagttatttaaaactggataggaactggatgacatgtggggcatgttgtcagtatcttcctttgtaaaaacttgtgaaaagtaatcatttaatatatttgctattttttttccttcatctatgattttgccatttgtatctcttaaacatttaatctcctctttgaatgtttccttgctgttgtaatattggaaaaacattttggaattggttttagctcccttagcaatgttcatttctatttctctcttggcctttcttacttcctttttgacttgcgtttgcagttccgtgtactctttctgcgtactttctttttggtccttttttaatgctctgtaaagtgccttttttcgctgaatattttttttaattgatctattaaaccattttggcaatttagttttacatttagatttgtctactttagggatataattgttctgcgcctctagtactacatttttgaagaacagccatccttcttctgtgggtgttttctctattttactccaatctacttctgttagtctctgtttcataccttcatagtttgtgttttcattacttttggggtttttacTCCAATGGTCTgaccagtggttctctgacctctgttttagttattctctcttcgttatttgaaaagactaaatcaaggcatgcctcccctctagtgggtgccttgacaaattgtgttaggaagcagtcatttgtcatttccaccatttctatttcatccttcgcgctacccaccgggttttcccattttatttgggggaagttgaaattccccattagtatggcttctcttttgctgcacgcatttctaatgtcattgtataacagattattgtgctcaccgtctgaatctggcggtctatagcatgctcctattattatgccctttgaatttttgtccgttattctgacccatactgattcggttttattttctttgtccaggtttaacacctgggcttcaagactgtttcttttgtatagtgctacccctcctcctcttctgtcttgtttgttatcagaaaaacacacgcggctgtttgcctttgagctgctgctgtgtttccccaatgtcgtctgttttctgattaaagcaattcaagatgcaatttctccttactgcttttaaactgctctgtacttttccatgcctgtacttctcccactcgctgtctcttccactcgctgtcgctgggaagactgcctagTATAGACTTTATCTGGATGGCTTTAGGacctgttttgcagcagagtagACTCGGAGGGAGAAGAGGTGCTCTCATGGCCAATGAGGCGTTGTGTGTTAAACTGATCTCCCGAGAGCCAATAGAAATCGTCCCTGCAAGAGTGGGAGGGAGTTTCGGGggggaaaagtttaaaaaaaaaaaaaaaaaaaaaaaaaaaagaagagaagggagtctgaaaaaataaaaatgggaggtagaatagagcagtatagagtaagtgattcaacagagtaaaagtgaggatttcttaagtcaggaaattcctataaactttagtagacagtactttagtttaaaccagtttcagaagagtattctgttacttctgcttttatttcttttgagttcatgtaccaagctcgtgttttattttaagcagcgtaggtttgtcattacgagttactttctttaggcattggtatatacagtattgttaaaacagcatattgtattgcaaaatttAAGTTTAAGCACCGTTAATACAtgcttgaaatgaaagtaaagagacagtgactagATCGTAAAATAAACGAAGCAATTGACAAGCGGCTGGGCAGTGTTTGGGAAGGACCACGTTtccagagagagcgagagagcgaggtAGACTTCAGCGACAGAGGTTTGCCGTGATCCAGAGACCGCAAACAATCGAGAGCTGCAACTGGGAGAAGCCTTTAGGAATTGTGAGTTTTTCCACCAagcgtttcttttaaaatagcaagcgtaactgtgtgttctcagtaaagcttgtgaaggggccattttgttttatttttaggccacaaTGTACCCGTGCCACGATTCAGGcctgcagcagtgtttgtttgttcatctgtctacatgtgtgttacactagcgtttattttgacttgaatatatcagaagagtacctttgagttaaataaaactgaagcatagagcttttagttactgtttagtgacttaaaataagttacattttggggaaagtattttgttgttggcattgtttatattgtatgtacagtttacttacctgcagttcattatatGAGTTCAACTTGAAAcccctttataaacattagttttatataaattcagtactgtgtgtgagtgtgattttattagttgtatattgctTTTGCtcgatttgtatttgttatatgttgaatgTAAATTCCTGTGGACACGTGCCAATAATAGGGGAACCACGtgaccatcaggtggaggcatcgctaaagaagaaaagtaagtgtgatagtttgtttggtaacagtgtgcaaaaacaaaaggaccattggttctgagataatagataagaatccaaggcccttactgttaggtgcaaggcctatttgtgtaggggtaagtgagaGAAGTGTTACATCTTTTTTTGGAGGCATCGCTGGGATCTATCCCCTGTACACCGTTACCATAACACATACTGCACGTATTGTTAACAGTTGTCAAAATGTTTATGAATCGCCCTGACCAAGGCACGCTGTTTGCATGGTGCCGCGGAGAAAGTTTAAATGTGAACAATGCCATTCTGGTTACTGGAGTGCCAGAGGGCACTGAGGTTAGTCAGGTGGAGGAGGTGCGTGGGcaaatgtttaatacagtactAGATAGTCTTGTTGTACTATGCGAGTGCCGCGAGACGATTGATGTAGGACGGGTCCCCACTGAAGTGCTCCCAGTGGAGGGCGCTGCCCCTTGGAGCATAACTGTGGCAGGTAGAGCTTCCACTGCTCCCATAGAAGTCGCAGAGGGGACTGTTACTGAGCCACTTATGTCTGAAAGTGTAAATTTGACTCAGCAGGATTCCCAGGCTGCCAACACTACTGAAGCCATACTTCAGGCTTTGGAGAAGGTGTTGCTGAAAAGGGCAAAACCAGATAATGGAAATATTATTACCGCAGATTGCGGGTATTTTTAGGAACTGTACCCACTCCGGCAGGAGAGGAAGACTTTGATGGCTGGAGGGATGAAGCACTGATGATGATTCGAGAATGTGACTGCACTGACCGTGAGAAGCGGAAGCGGATTGCAGAGAGTGTGAAGGGCCCTGCCTTGGACATTCTCCAAGCAGTGCAGGATGCTAATCCACTGCTGGCCCCTTGGACTATGTCAACGCCCTTGAAACCACATTTGGATGTCCTGATTCAGGGGAAGACCTGTTTTTCAAGTTTCGTGCCACTCAACAACAGCCAACTGAGAAGCTGTCTGAATTCCTGAGACGCTTGGAGCCCATGCTGAAGCTGACAGTAAGGAAGGGAGGTATTGAACCAGCACAGATCAACCGCGCTCGCCTTGACCAAATCATTCATGGTGCAGCTCGGTCAGAACTCATGCTCCTGCGCCTGAGGCTGCGGGAGCGTaagaatgcccccccccccccccccccctcatttctGACACTGCTGAAGGAAATTTGTGAGGAAGAGAAGCAGGAAGCTACTCGGGAGACATTGAACACTCGCAGTAACCTTGCGTATACCTCTGCAAACCCCAATGCAAGTCACCCTGAAATGAAGCAACTGCAAGCCCAGATGAAGGAGCTACAGACCAACATGGCAACTAAGCTGAAGCAAAAGCAAGAACAACCTATTGCTCCTGCGAAGGATGGAGAGAAAACCCTTGCTAAGCGTCTGTCAACGGCTCCTGAAGCCAAGAGCGACACTGAAGAGCTTAAACAGGTCATTCTCCAGCTACAGAAGCAGGTTAGCTCGTTGGCTGTGAAACGTGAGGTCCCTGTAAGAAAGGAACCACATCAAAGGACTCCAGAGTCAGTTCGCAAGAGTTTTTTCCCTGAGAAGAAGTACTCCACAGACCGGGATACCTTCTTTTGTTATCGGTGTGGAGAGGACGGGCATATTGCTACGCATTGTGAGGCCCCAGAAGATCTTAACAGAGTGAACCAGAAGCTACTTTGATCAATGCGGAAGCGCAGGGGAGACAGTGGAGGCTCCCGAACACCACCTCCTGCAAATGCTGAAGCAAAGGTTGCTGTGAAGAAGGCGGACAATCACAATCACAGTTCACAGTTGGACAACCTGCCTGACCTGCCGAGAGGACTGATTGGGCCAACTTCAGTTGTTTCTGTAAAGATCGAAGGTCACCCCTGTCGAGCACTTCTAGACAGTGGCTCACAGGTGACTGACTATTGTGTTTCAGGGATGGTACCGGAAGTTTCTATCACAGTTGCCTCTCCATCCTGTTGCTGGCCTAGCCTTATGGGGGCTTAGTGAGAGCAGCTACCCCTATGAGGGCTATGTTGTAGCTGAAATAGAACTCCCCAAAGAAGTGGTTGGAATCAAAGAGCCCATTTCTGTGCTAGCATTGATTTGTCCTGAACCGCGAAATCACGACCAGATTCCAGTGATTATAGGAACGAATGCCAACCTTTTCCAGCGACTTGTGAGTATGTGTGCCGAAGTTGTGGGCCCTGACTTCGTGAAAATGTTGCACATTCACCCCTTGTGCTCACAAGCTTACCAACGACGAGAGAAGGTGGACCTCAAGCCTGAAGAACCCCTAGGACATGTGCACCTGGGACGGCAGGGCATTCTGACTGTCGAACCTAAAAGTGTCTCTGACATAGAGTGTGAGATTAGTGGTTCTGTCCCACAGAATTCCAACATTCTTGTGCTTGAAACAACCCCTGATTTGAGTGTACCTGGAGGACTGCTTGTGCCCAGCGTGGTTCTGCCAGCTGAAACGATAAGAGCAAACAAAGTTGTGATTCAGGTGTGTAATTAATTATTACGCCCTGTAGTACTACCTAGCTGGACTGTACTAGCTCACATATACAAAGTTGACAGTGTGACGGGAGTACAGAAGACAATGAGGTCTGCTAAAGCCTTGGACCTAAAGTTATTTGATTTCGGTAACTCGCCAGTTCCCTGTTATTGGAAGAAGAGGCTTTGTGATAAGCTGGCTAAGAGGCCTAATGTTTTCTCcactgaagaatgggatgttggcCTTGCCAATGGAGTGGAACACCGCATTCGTCTGAGTGACCCCAGACCATTCAGAGAACGGTCACGGAGGATAGCTCCAGCTGACATTGAAGATTTGTGTCGCCATCTACAGCAGTTGCTAGCTGCTGGCATCATTACAGAGTCCCGTAGCCCTTACGCTTCTCCAATAGTGGTCGCCAGGAAAAAGAATGGGACGGTAAGGATGTGTATTGACTACCGCACTCTGAATCGCCGTACCATCCCAGATCAATACACTACCCCCAGAACTGATGTCCCCTGGACTGCTTGTCAGGTAGTAAGTGGTTCTCGTTCTTAGATCTACACAGTGGGTACTATCAGATTGGCATGGCTAGTGAAGACAAAGAGAAAACAGCTTTCATCTGTCCACTCGGATTTTATCAGTTCGAGCGCATGCCACAGGGAATCACTGGGGCGCCGGCAACTTTCCAGAGGCTTATGGAGAGTGTGGTGGGAGATATGAACCTGCTACAAGTGCTAGTGTACTTGGATGACCTCGTAGTCTTTGGGAGAACTCTGGAGGAGCATGAAGTGAGACTACTGAAGGTGTTGGATTGTTTGGAAGAGCATGGACTGAAGCTGTCGCTAGATAAGTGCCAGTTTTGCCAGCCTAAAGTCAAGTATGTAGGCCACATTGTGTCAGAGAAGGCATAGCCACAGACCCAGAAAAGGTCAGAGCAGTAGCTGAATGGGAGAAGCCCACTGATCTGAAGTCACTGAGATCATTTCTTGGTTTCTGTGGATACTACCGGAGATTCGTCAAGAACTATTCTGCGGTAGTGAGGCCCTTGACTGAGCTAACCAAGGGTTACCCCCCAGCACAGTACAAACGTAAAGCTGCTGCAAATAATACTGGAAAGCAGTATTTTAAAGTGTCTGAGCCTTTTGGAGAGTGCTGGGACCAGTCTTGTGATGAAGCCTTTCGCAGCATAATCAAATGTTTGACAGAAGCTCCTGTGTTGGCGTTTGCAGATAGTGAACGGCCGTACATCCTTCATACTGATGCCAGCCTGGATGGAC containing:
- the LOC121304288 gene encoding NACHT, LRR and PYD domains-containing protein 3-like isoform X4, translating into MFPKRCKTGMHLVDQQREMWIERVSSVPPILDSLLSQNLLSNEQYDEILAEKTPAAQMRMVYKFSRAWGNAEKDIFLEILRKKQPHLSFLHTSDHLSEGEVKNKIQTDYKENTVNKYEKTRDYNSLQGERVDLRDRYIRLQMINKHHEEKEKELQLKSRGEEYIEQMTKHADEATCIEVQDLFAPHKEDEREPATVVLHGPAGIGKTFTVNKIMMDWASNNLFCDRFDYVFHLNCRDLNTCTNDVSLVDLILNSAEELQPAIEEILAHPEKLLFIIDGFDELKFSLNQVNVVIAGDWNTRHSVEITLCRLLKKKILSKSKLLITTRATALENLGRVVDVERCVEILGFSEGEIKEYVSKFYKDEQQASVVFNYIAENEAVFSMCFVPVVCWIVCSVMKDHLSHDESLAKKLKTTTQIFAHFVNKLLKHHGASEDSQILHQVGLLAFRGVYKKQVLFEKQDLVELSLDPAQCTTFFSKVIFKQELDLKSMYHFLHLSIQELFAAFFCATSKDDKFVENILNESMTAERDHLIHVIRFLFGLSNVKTLKIIQDNFTEPSSVLRTQLEKWIPQALCFYKDIELLNCFYETQDEEFVKCAMKNINTINVSQCHLSKSACLAIRYCIEQSDQVDRLDAFGCQLGKEEVKILLGVLPKCQSIILSTEAQTTNTALEMCEILSAHCFSHYFNLWLEDSSGRMIFFFQISKKNRFSSLYVTGSDSFNICIKIIPKFKFNLIAFLDFRLGEESTKHLIEMVKCSMYKLEYLSFSAERLTLRTMESAISLLLGIKGRDLQLDISRALDGFTLISGNKGAPHILSCMMDNENEEKDNKNVEAENKTKGVLDRDTNPRLTLTGLNDESMKQICDTMKKEHSVLHTLSLSANGLTEACVPDICMILAMQTSLKHLELGNNHFGDTVVKQLCTAFNGRQLEALNLSANGLTEACVPDICMILAMQTSLKHLELGNNHLGDSGVKQLCTAFNGQQLEALNLSANNLTEACAPDICMILAMQTSLKHLELGNNHLGDTVVKQLCTALNGRQLESLSLADNNLTDSCVMDLCKMLNSMESLRLVNLENNSFTGESAPSFIKSRRDYHCDRMVVNTSR
- the LOC121304288 gene encoding NACHT, LRR and PYD domains-containing protein 3-like isoform X3, with the protein product MFPKRCKTGMHLVDQQREMWIERVSSVPPILDSLLSQNLLSNEQYDEILAEKTPAAQMRMVYKFSRAWGNAEKDIFLEILRKKQPHLSFLHTSDHLSEGEVKNKIQTDYKENTVNKYEKTRDYNSLQGERVDLRDRYIRLQMINKHHEEKEKELQLKSRGEEYIEQMTKHADEATCIEVQDLFAPHKEDEREPATVVLHGPAGIGKTFTVNKIMMDWASNNLFCDRFDYVFHLNCRDLNTCTNDVSLVDLILNSAEELQPAIEEILAHPEKLLFIIDGFDELKFSLNQVNVVIAGDWNTRHSVEITLCRLLKKKILSKSKLLITTRATALENLGRVVDVERCVEILGFSEGEIKEYVSKFYKDEQQASVVFNYIAENEAVFSMCFVPVVCWIVCSVMKDHLSHDESLAKKLKTTTQIFAHFVNKLLKHHGASEDSQILHQVGLLAFRGVYKKQVLFEKQDLVELSLDPAQCTTFFSKVIFKQELDLKSMYHFLHLSIQELFAAFFCATSKDDKFVENILNESMTAERDHLIHVIRFLFGLSNVKTLKIIQDNFTEPSSVLRTQLEKWIPQALCFYKDIELLNCFYETQDEEFVKCAMKNINTINVSQCHLSKSACLAIRYCIEQSDQVDRLDAFGCQLGKEEVKILLGVLPKCQSIILSTEAQTTNTALEMCEILSAHCFSHYFNLWLEDSSGRMIFFFQISKKNRFSSLYVTGSDSFNICIKIIPKFKFNLIAFLDFRLGEESTKHLIEMVKCSMYKLEYLSFSAERLTLRTMESAISLLLGIKGRDLQLDISRALDGFTLISGNKGAPHILSCMMDNENEEKDNKNVEAENKTKGVLDRDTNPRLTLTGLNDESMKQICDTMKKEHSVLHTLSLSANGLTEACVPDICMILAMQTSLKHLELGNNHFGDTVVKQLCTAFNGRQLEALNLSANGLTEACVPDICMILAMQTSLKHLELGNNHLGDSGVKQLCTAFNGQQLEALNLSANNLTEACAPDICMILAMQTSLKHLELGNNHLGDTVVKQLCTALNGRQLESLSLADNNLTDSCVMDLCKMLNSMESLRLVNLENNSFTGESAPSFIKSRRDYHCDRMVVKLSGNQISKQQY
- the LOC121304288 gene encoding NACHT, LRR and PYD domains-containing protein 3-like isoform X1 is translated as MFPKRCKTGMHLVDQQREMWIERVSSVPPILDSLLSQNLLSNEQYDEILAEKTPAAQMRMVYKFSRAWGNAEKDIFLEILRKKQPHLSFLHTSDHLSEGEVKNKIQTDYKENTVNKYEKTRDYNSLQGERVDLRDRYIRLQMINKHHEEKEKELQLKSRGEEYIEQMTKHADEATCIEVQDLFAPHKEDEREPATVVLHGPAGIGKTFTVNKIMMDWASNNLFCDRFDYVFHLNCRDLNTCTNDVSLVDLILNSAEELQPAIEEILAHPEKLLFIIDGFDELKFSLNQVNVVIAGDWNTRHSVEITLCRLLKKKILSKSKLLITTRATALENLGRVVDVERCVEILGFSEGEIKEYVSKFYKDEQQASVVFNYIAENEAVFSMCFVPVVCWIVCSVMKDHLSHDESLAKKLKTTTQIFAHFVNKLLKHHGASEDSQILHQVGLLAFRGVYKKQVLFEKQDLVELSLDPAQCTTFFSKVIFKQELDLKSMYHFLHLSIQELFAAFFCATSKDDKFVENILNESMTAERDHLIHVIRFLFGLSNVKTLKIIQDNFTEPSSVLRTQLEKWIPQALCFYKDIELLNCFYETQDEEFVKCAMKNINTINVSQCHLSKSACLAIRYCIEQSDQVDRLDAFGCQLGKEEVKILLGVLPKCQSIILSTEAQTTNTALEMCEILSAHCFSHYFNLWLEDSSGRMIFFFQISKKNRFSSLYVTGSDSFNICIKIIPKFKFNLIAFLDFRLGEESTKHLIEMVKCSMYKLEYLSFSAERLTLRTMESAISLLLGIKGRDLQLDISRALDGFTLISGNKGAPHILSCMMDNENEEKDNKNVEAENKTKGVLDRDTNPRLTLTGLNDESMKQICDTMKKEHSVLHTLSLSANGLTEACVPDICMILAMQTSLKHLELGNNHFGDTVVKQLCTAFNGRQLEALNLSANGLTEACVPDICMILAMQTSLKHLELGNNHLGDSGVKQLCTAFNGQQLEALNLSANNLTEACAPDICMILAMQTSLKHLELGNNHLGDTVVKQLCTALNGRQLESLSLADNNLTDSCVMDLCKMLNSMESLRLVNLENNSFTGESAPSFIKSRRDYHCDRMVVKLSGNQISKQQVESLEKMPWNIWKICKLL